The genomic stretch ACAACATCCTAGACGGGAAACAAGATCCTAGATGGAGAGGAACAACATCCTTGACGGAGCGGAATAACAACCTGTATGGAAGGGAAAAACAGCCTACACGGTGGGGATCGAACAACCACAtagacgaaggggaacaacaacctagatgaCGGAAAACAACAACCTGaacagaggggaacaacatcctagacggATAGGACACACAGTGGGACTCTCATTTTTGACTAGTAAGTAGATTTAAAAAGTGAGAGATTTATGGTTCAAATATCGTGTATGGTTCAGCTTTCAAAAAATTAAGAGCTTTATGGTTCAAACTTTCAACTTCAGTTTATCTTTGAACAATTACCGCATGTTAAATATTCTTGTCATAATACTTAactcaataaaatataaaatagacGGAAAAAATAAAACCTTAATATTATTAAGTGAGTTATTTATTACTTGGCTTTGTTTTTTTGGTATCTAAAAATTAAGAGAGTGAACTTGTATACGAAACCTTAATTAGTAATGCCCTATGCTCCAAACTTTCGTGATTATATTGTTTAAAACTTGTGCAGTCGAACACTGATTTGGAAATTCTTAGCTATCGTAAAAAAATCGGAATTACTGGACATTATGCCAATTTATTTATCATCTACAGTTAATTTATTGTTTTCTAGAATAAAGTAACCAAAATTTTGGCGAAGATGTTATTAGAAACCATGTCTACATCTAAGATAACAGAAATTTCATGCTGTACGAAGTTTAAAGATTTGTACCTGATGTAGACGAGTAATTGGCAGTGTCCATCTTGTTCAGTTCATCGACAATTTTGGTTGCGGTGGGCCTTTTCTCTCTATCAGTGTCCACACATCTCAATGCTATCTCTATACATGTCCTAATTCTCTGAGATGTACGTGACGACATTCTTGCCTGCAGCCGCTTTGTCCAGTTCTTATGCACCTGAGGAAAAGCATAAACCCGATGGGACGCCACATATACTTCCTCCTTGCTAAACTATATTGTATATAAGTTTTTTAAAGTAACACGAGGTAAAGTTTGGCGAAGTATGTAGATAAAAATATTAACATCGAGATTACTTATAGAAAATTTTGCTGGATGACATCGTTATTTTTTGGTGTCTACTGAGAAATATCAACTAATTGTATCTTTGGCAGATACCATTACAATTTTATAGCACATCTGAATATACTGCATGGCTAAAAATGAAAATTTTAGCACATGGTCTTCAAAATCAATCATAACATGATCGTCCCAGGCAAAAGTGTCAATCTTTATGTTTTTGGCTATGTGGTGTGTTCTGACAAATGCGGCAGAAATTTGTAATAGTACCCGGCAAAGACACAATGAGGTGATTTTTTTCCAGCAAAAGCTAGAAAATAGTGGCGTCTTGTAGCAAAATTTTCCATTACTCATACATTTGTTATTGCAGATATAGACAATTTTCTCAATAAACTCGGTTGAACTTTACATCTTGGTTTTTCAAATCTTATATGCACTCAATTGTGGTGAGGGGGTATTATTTCTCGACAGGGACTGCTTATAAGATTATCTCTTCCCTTACCAGGTTAACAAATTTTCGGCGAGAAATAGCTGCAGATTCTGAGTAGCCCGTCTTTCCTGCCATTATCTCGATGATAATAACACCAAGACTGAACACATCGAATTTAGGTGATATTTGTCTATTGTCAATGTATTCGTTTGGCATGTATCCACTGCATagtcaaataaaattggctttagaaAACTAAACAAGATTTAATCATTTCTTCTGAGTTTTCAAAGACTTACAGTGTTCCCTGAGGATGGGAATGTGTAACGTAGGTATCGTTTgaatcaaagagctttgataaaccaaagtctccAATTTTTGGTCTCATAAACTTGTCTAGAAATATGTTAGCAGGTTTTAAGTCCAAATGGTAAATAGGATGTTTGCATCCATTATGAAGGTAATTTAAACCCTCACACACTCCTTTAATTATTTTATAACATGTGTGCCAATCAAGTTCGCAGGATTCATCTGTAGAAGTAATAAATAAAAAACCATATATAGTATTAAACATACGTGATATTAATTAGAGAATTAACTTCTTACAAGCAAAAATGTTTCTGTTGGTCCATACCGGAAAGATGCTTGTCGAGGCTTCCTGCCTCCAAG from Lolium rigidum isolate FL_2022 chromosome 4, APGP_CSIRO_Lrig_0.1, whole genome shotgun sequence encodes the following:
- the LOC124647714 gene encoding cysteine-rich receptor-like protein kinase 26 is translated as MENELQYAETPREYTLQLLQRITYNFSEEREVGRGGFGIVYKGVLDDGKEIAVKKLHQMLFLGNKKFQTELDNLKMAQHENIVRLLGYCNHTGKILVEHDGKLVYAEVEERALCLEYLEAGSLDKHLSDESCELDWHTCYKIIKGVCEGLNYLHNGCKHPIYHLDLKPANIFLDKFMRPKIGDFGLSKLFDSNDTYVTHSHPQGTLGYMPNEYIDNRQISPKFDVFSLGVIIIEIMAGKTGYSESAAISRRKFVNLVHKNWTKRLQARMSSRTSQRIRTCIEIALRCVDTDREKRPTATKIVDELNKMDTANYSSTSGTNL